A stretch of the Kazachstania africana CBS 2517 chromosome 12, complete genome genome encodes the following:
- the KAFR0L02010 gene encoding zinc-dependent alcohol dehydrogenase translates to MSAPTIPKTQKAIIFSEVGGKLEYKDIPVPVPKSNELLINVLYSGVCHSDLHIWQGDLPLPLKLPLVGGHEGAGVVVGMGSNVKGWKLGDYAGIKFLNGTCNACEFCEQSFEISCPHADFTGTVHDGSFQQYATADAVQAARIPQGTDLAAIAPLLCAGLTAYKALKSANMRPGQWVAISGACGGLGTYAIQYATAMGYRVLGIDSGEEKAKYFKTLGGEVFIDYKKSKDVVADVIKATDGGAHGVLNIAVDPRAISMSTKYVRSNGTSVLVSLPKDAVCESEVFTQVVKSTSIVGSCVGNRADTREAIDFFTRGLIKIPIHMAPLSSLPQIYDKLMQNEVVGRFVVDTSK, encoded by the coding sequence ATGAGCGCACCTACAATCCCAAAGACCCAAAAAGCCATCATCTTCTCCGAAGTTGGGGGTAAATTAGAGTATAAAGACATTCCTGTACCAGTTCCTAAGTCAAATGAGCTGTTAATCAACGTTTTGTATTCTGGTGTCTGTCACAGTGATCTGCACATTTGGCAAGGTGACCTCCCATTGCCTTTAAAGTTACCATTAGTTGGCGGTCACGAAGGTGCCGGTGTAGTTGTAGGCATGGGTTCAAACGTCAAAGGCTGGAAACTGGGTGATTATGCAGGTATCAAGTTCCTGAACGGAACCTGTAATGCCTGTGAATTCTGCGAACAATCTTTTGAGATCAGTTGTCCTCATGCTGACTTCACAGGTACTGTACATGACGGTTCCTTCCAACAATACGCTACCGCAGATGCTGTTCAAGCTGCCAGAATTCCGCAAGGTACTGACTTAGCTGCCATTGCACCTCTATTATGCGCAGGTCTCACTGCTTACAAAGCTTTGAAATCTGCTAACATGAGACCTGGTCAATGGGTTGCTATTTCAGGTGCATGTGGTGGTTTAGGTACATATGCTATTCAATACGCTACTGCCATGGGATACAGAGTTTTAGGTATTGATTCAGGTGAAGAAAAAgccaaatatttcaaaacacTTGGTGGTGAAGTATTTATTGACTACAAGAAGAGCAAAGATGTTGTTGCTGACGTTATTAAAGCAACTGATGGTGGGGCACATGGTGTTCTTAACATTGCTGTTGATCCAAGAGCTATTTCCATGAGCACAAAGTACGTTAGATCTAACGGTACAAGTGTCTTGGTCAGTTTGCCAAAGGATGCCGTCTGTGAATCAGAGGTATTCACCCAGGTTGTCAAATCCACCTCCATTGTTGGATCTTGCGTTGGTAATAGAGCAGACACTAGAGAAGcaattgatttcttcactAGAGGTTTGATTAAAATTCCAATTCACATGGCACCACTATCGAGTTTGCCACAAATTTATGACAAGCTAATGCAAAATGAGGTCGTTGGTCGATTTGTCGTTGACACCTCGAAATAG
- the TUB1 gene encoding alpha-tubulin TUB1 (similar to Saccharomyces cerevisiae TUB3 (YML124C) and TUB1 (YML085C); ancestral locus Anc_8.859), giving the protein MREVISINVGQAGCQIGNACWELYSLEHGIQPDGYLQEGLTKPKGGEEGFSTFFYETGAGKYVPRAIYVDLEPNVIDEVRNGAYKDFFHPEQLINGKEDAANNYARGHYTVGRELLDDILDRVRRMTDQCDGLQGFLFTHSLGGGTGSGLGSLLLEQLSADYGKKSKLEFAVYPAPQVSTSVVEPYNTVLTTHTTLEHADCTFMVDNEAIYDICKKNLGITRPSFSNLNNLIAQVVSSVTASLRFDGSLNVDLNEFQTNLVPYPRIHFPLVSYAPILSKSKAHHEANSVTEITNACFEPGNQMVKCDPSAGKYMANCLLYRGDVVTRDVQTAVTQVKNKKTVQMVDWCPTGFKIGICYEPPTVIPDSQLASVQRAVCMLSNTTAIADAWKRIDAKFDLMYAKRAFVHWYVGEGMEEGEFTEAREDLAALERDYIEVGADSYADEEF; this is encoded by the exons ATGAGAGAAGTTATTAGTATCAATG TCGGTCAAGCAGGTTGTCAAATTGGTAATGCTTGTTGGGAATTATATTCATTAGAACATGGTATCCAACCAGACGGTTACCTACAAGAAGGTTTAACCAAACCAAAAGGTGGTGAAGAAGGTTTCTCCACTTTCTTCTACGAAACAGGTGCTGGTAAATATGTCCCAAGAGCAATTTACGTGGATTTAGAACCAAACGTTATTGATGAAGTTCGTAACGGTGCTTACAAAGATTTTTTCCACCCTGAACAATTGATAAATGGTAAAGAAGATGCTGCAAACAATTATGCACGTGGTCATTATACCGTGGGAAGAGAATTATTGGATGATATTTTAGATAGGGTGAGAAGAATGACTGACCAATGTGATGGTTTACAAGGTTTCTTGTTCACGCATTCATTAGGTGGTGGTACCGGTTCTGGTTTAGGTTCCTTATTATTAGAACAGTTGTCAGCTGATTATGGTAAGAAATCTAAATTAGAATTCGCTGTCTACCCAGCTCCGCAAGTCTCTACTTCTGTTGTTGAGCCATATAACACCGTTCTTACAACACATACCACTTTAGAGCACGCTGATTGTACGTTTATGGTTGATAATGAAGCTATCTATGATATTTgcaaaaagaatttggGTATCACCAGACCTTCCTTCAGTAATCTAAATAATTTGATCGCTCAAGTTGTTTCCTCCGTCACCGCATCCCTAAGATTCGACGGTTCATTGAATgttgatttgaatgaattcCAAACTAATTTAGTTCCATATCCAAGAATCCACTTCCCATTAGTTTCTTACGCACCAATACTTTCGAAGTCAAAGGCGCATCATGAAGCTAACTCGGTCACTGAAATTACTAACGCTTGTTTTGAACCAGGTAATCAAATGGTTAAATGTGATCCAAGTGCCGGTAAATATATGGCTAATTGTTTATTATATAGAGGTGATGTTGTCACAAGAGATGTTCAAACCGCAGTAACGCAAGTTAAGAATAAAAAGACCGTTCAAATGGTTGACTGGTGTCCAActggtttcaaaattggtaTTTGTTATGAACCACCAACTGTTATTCCAGACTCTCAACTGGCCTCTGTTCAAAGAGCCGTTTGTATGCTATCGAATACAACTGCTATTGCAGATGCTTGGAAGAGAATTGATGCAAAGTTCGATTTAATGTACGCTAAGCGTGCTTTTGTACATTGGTATGTTGGTGAAGGTATGGAAGAAGGTGAATTTACCGAAGCAAGAGAAGATTTGGCTGCCTTAGAAAGAGATTATATCGAAGTTGGTGCCGATTCTTAtgctgatgaagaattttaa
- the ALO1 gene encoding D-arabinono-1,4-lactone oxidase (similar to Saccharomyces cerevisiae ALO1 (YML086C); ancestral locus Anc_8.861), whose amino-acid sequence MSSQDMSCPTSTNFVLTNWAKIYHTNPELYFQPRNVDELRGIVRKANESGKTITVVGGANSPNDICKTEEWLISLDKMKKVNNFEMSKDKTYADVTVEAGITLEELNDYCFKKYDYVLQNLASIACQSVAGAISTGTHGSSPYHGLLSSQIVNLTIVNGEGKVLFLDSKNNADVFRASLLSLGKIGIIYNATVRVVPSFNIKSTKEIISFDYLIEKWDTLWTSAEFVRVWWYPYTRKCVLWRGTKTEEHIKERPKGFLGNKFGRLAYESLLWISCALYRPFTPILERFIFRILYGNVGGIGEGSVEVLPSFEGLTMDCLFAQYVDEWAAKLNDGPGLLRSLDNSISKAAKDREFYVHVPMEIRCSNTLLPKKQQNISGRSATSPGPIYGNLISPYLDISFHETAYVPPSEVTNSQLNLFINATIYRPFSYNTPIFNWFRSFENAMSHIGGRPHWAKNFLGPTNLAVQDAPNKEVANKYTRVSFMRGRFQDWYGKDLIQFDEIRRKQDPKNVLLRKNDWAVQNGILEG is encoded by the coding sequence ATGTCATCCCAAGACATGTCATGCCCTACATCAACGAATTTTGTGCTCACAAATTGGGCCAAAATATATCATACAAATCCGGAATTATACTTCCAACCAAGAAATGTGGATGAACTTAGAGGTATTGTGAGAAAAGCTAATGAATCAGGGAAAACGATCACTGTGGTTGGTGGTGCTAACTCACCTAATGATATTTGCAAAACAGAAGAATGGTTAATCAGTCTAgacaagatgaaaaaagtaAACAATTTTGAGATGTCAAAGGATAAAACATATGCTGATGTCACTGTAGAGGCAGGAATAACATTAGAAGAACTTAATGACTAttgtttcaagaaatacGACTATGTCTTACAGAATTTAGCATCCATAGCTTGCCAAAGTGTTGCTGGCGCCATTTCAACCGGGACACATGGTTCTTCACCATATCATGGCTTATTGTCATCtcaaattgtaaatttgaCTATTGTAAATGGTGAAGGTaaagttttatttttagacTCTAAAAACAACGCTGATGTTTTTAGAGCCTCATTGCTGTCGCTCGGAAAGATCGGTATCATCTATAATGCTACTGTACGTGTAGTTCCATCATTTAACATCAAATCAACGAAGGAGataatatcatttgattatctaattgaaaaatgggaCACACTATGGACCTCAGCAGAGTTTGTGAGAGTCTGGTGGTATCCTTACACAAGGAAATGTGTTCTGTGGAGAGGTACTAAGACAGAAGAACACATTAAAGAAAGGCCAAAGGGATTTTTGGGCAATAAATTTGGTAGGTTAGCTTACGAAAGCTTACTATGGATCAGTTGTGCATTATATCGCCCATTTACTCCAATTCTAGAACGGTTtattttcagaattttATACGGTAATGTTGGTGGTATTGGAGAAGGTTCTGTTGAAGTCCTTCCCTCATTTGAAGGGCTCACTATGGATTGTCTATTTGCGCAATACGTGGATGAATGGGCTGccaaattgaatgatggTCCTGGACTTTTAAGGTCTCTTGATAATTCTATCTCAAAGGCTGCAAAAGATCGGGAATTTTATGTCCATGTTCCAATGGAGATTCGTTGTTCAAATACCCTACTACCAAAgaaacaacaaaatattaGTGGTAGATCTGCTACTAGTCCAGGTCCCATTTATGGTAATTTAATAAGTCCGTATCTcgatatttcttttcatgAAACTGCATACGTTCCCCCAAGTGAGGTAACAAATTCTCAACTAAACCTTTTCATAAATGCAACAATTTATCGACCATTTTCGTACAATACACCGATCTTCAATTGGTTTAGATCATTCGAAAATGCCATGTCTCATATTGGTGGAAGACCCCACTGGGCCAAAAATTTCCTGGGACCAACAAACCTTGCAGTTCAAGATGCGCCAAACAAAGAAGTGGCAAATAAGTATACACGAGTTTCATTTATGAGAGgaagatttcaagattgGTACGGAAAAGATCTTATACAGTTTGATGAAATCAGACGCAAGCAGGATCCTAAGAACGTCCTACTGAGAAAGAATGATTGGGCTGTACAAAATGGTATCCTAGAAGGTTAA
- the AIM33 gene encoding cytochrome-b5 reductase (similar to Saccharomyces cerevisiae PGA3 (YML125C) and YML087C; ancestral locus Anc_8.862) — protein sequence MTDGSIKKYTMLESMDRKTVIIFSVASTIPTVIMVKDRWLAFISMLLILILPSYMYDLYLRHEPRSINTDTWCPLPLISKTEVNGNSAIYRFKLNDSSELLQIPIGYHLAIRVNIGGKVRVRYYTPIDPKNQRGHFDLLVKSYSTGVVSKYFGTLKPGDKVEFKGPLGEFSYKKKITQLGIIAGGSGITPVLQILNEIVIEPEKLKRISLIYANETENDILMKKDLDKMATKYPHFEVHYVVHFPSKTWKGDSGYITKDELKKYLPKYSENHRLLVCGPLEMNEMVLRYAKELGWNNGFQTSKSDDKVFVF from the coding sequence ATGACGGATGGATCTATTAAGAAGTATACTATGCTTGAAAGTATGGATCGTAAAACCGTTATTATCTTTAGCGTGGCGTCAACGATTCCTACTGTTATAATGGTTAAAGACAGGTGGCTTGCATTTATATCTATGCTtctaatattgattttaccAAGTTATATGTACGATCTCTATCTTCGACATGAGCCACGCTCAATTAACACTGATACATGGTGTCCTTTGCCACTGATTTCAAAGACAGAAGTAAATGGCAACTCAGCCATATATAGATTCAAGTTGAATGACAGCAGTGAGCTCCTCCAGATTCCAATAGGGTATCATCTCGCTATAAGAGTAAATATTGGTGGAAAAGTTAGAGTAAGATATTATACTCCAATTGACCccaaaaatcaaagaggCCATTTTGACTTACTAGTGAAATCGTATAGTACAGGTGTTGTCtctaaatattttggaacCTTGAAACCTGGCGATAAAGTCGAGTTCAAAGGACCCTTAGGTGAATTCAgttataagaaaaaaataactcAACTGGGTATTATTGCTGGTGGATCTGGTATTACGCCCGTTTTACAAATATTAAACGAAATTGTGATAGAACCggagaaattgaaaagaatatcaCTAATTTACGCAaatgaaacagaaaatgatattcttatgaagaaagatttgGATAAGATGGCTACAAAATATCCTCATTTTGAAGTGCATTATGTAGTGCATTTCCCAAGTAAAACTTGGAAGGGTGATTCGGGCTATATTACAAAAGATGAACTGAAAAAGTACTTACCAAAATATTCGGAAAATCATAGACTATTAGTTTGCGGGCCATTAGAAATGAATGAAATGGTTCTAAGATATGCGAAGGAACTAGGGTGGAATAATGGGTTCCAAACCTCAAAAAGTGACGACAAAGTCTTCgttttttaa
- the UFO1 gene encoding SCF ubiquitin ligase complex subunit UFO1 (similar to Saccharomyces cerevisiae UFO1 (YML088W); ancestral locus Anc_8.863) → MREINLGQDEPELQDSTVSSLRLELLPAEILINIFSNLNEQDLNTLKTVSNHFNSLITDEELWKNLLISKINSTNFPSFANSKKYSIEYMERYKGLNQWKHNRAVKTKYVISPTRPYVPQQSRIEKLIFEYPRCACYNDGVITLVHLQSRRSKQRLTYIPCTTPQGCSTMHFNINAAVFGRFDGRVFGKLLSNKSYLTPVMEFNSRHSSCVTAITTSNLNDSNNYDWCVSGSENGEVFWWCETKLIKSTKVSDTPILKIFFNKDYTIVVNHEDCFVFHSMELVNTIKLPQELINERMHFAEIDFGIKNVILASLNNLFMISFNSNDNSFGYIKKLNVSNTYGSSISKISIDESTALREQDMSLAGGDGCYMAVLLSNNQLLIINTRLHFGSSLKVQKLLDFESDHIFTFELTNLVLVVALSSCLRIIDPTDGELIKIVQKTDKYPEFLEISQGKMIIGSGNSLHYLTYINDNDDGKRKTRTGTGGKTRSNKWNETLNSQLEIYDEQEESLAQQRRQNERLLQIYGGHTTNDEDVDEELQLRIALLESQDNQDSTATSTQNIGTEDDDEEFRRILEESQRQAEIDQRRTPVSHEDDDDEELRRALEQSRLEQQEPEQRATTGPETNGIGNTVSNNNNSQMSMDEELQLAIALSLSELQ, encoded by the coding sequence ATGAGAGAAATAAATTTGGGTCAAGATGAACCGGAATTACAGGATTCTACGGTTTCGTCATTAAGATTAGAATTATTACCAgctgaaattttgatcaatATATTCAGTAATTTGAACGAACAAGATCTAAATACGTTAAAAACTGTATCGAATCACTTCAATAGTTTAATCacagatgaagaattgtggaaaaatttactaatttcaaagataaattcTACGAATTTCCCATCATTTGCAAATTCTAAAAAATACAGCATCGAATACATGGAACGTTATAAAGGTTTAAATCAATGGAAGCATAATAGAGCAGTTAAAACTAAATATGTGATATCTCCAACGCGACCCTACGTTCCTCAACAAAGTCGTATAGAAAAGTTAATATTCGAATATCCACGTTGTGCCTGTTATAATGATGGTGTAATAACTCTTGTACATTTACAATCAAGAAGATCAAAACAAAGACTGACCTATATTCCATGTACCACTCCTCAAGGATGTTCTACGATgcatttcaatattaacgCCGCAGTTTTTGGAAGATTTGATGGTAGAGTATTTGGGAAGTTATTAAGTAATAAGTCATATTTGACTCCCGTGATGGAATTCAATTCGCGACATTCTTCGTGTGTCACGGCAATAAcaacttcaaatttaaatgattcaaaCAACTACGATTGGTGTGTTAGTGGCTCAGAAAACGGTGAAGTGTTCTGGTGGTGTGAgacaaaattaataaagtCAACGAAGGTCTCAGATACCCCTATCCTAAAGatattcttcaataaagaCTACACAATTGTCGTTAATCATGAAGATTGTTTTGTCTTTCATAGTATGGAGTTGGTAAATACCATCAAATTACCTCAAGAATTGATTAACGAACGAATGCACTTTGCTGAGATAGATTTCGGCATCAAGAACGTCATCTTGGCAAGTTTAAACAATTTATTTATgatatcattcaattcaaatgataataGTTTTGGGTATATTAAGAAGTTAAATGTCTCAAATACTTACGGGTCTTCCATTTCCAAGATTTCAATCGATGAATCAACGGCATTAAGGGAGCAAGATATGAGTCTTGCTGGAGGCGACGGATGTTATATGGCTGTTTTACTATCAAACAATcaattattaataataaatacaAGACTCCATTTTGGTAGTTCCTTGAAGGTCCAAAAATtgcttgattttgaaagtgatcATATCTTTACATTTGAACTAACAAACTTAGTTTTAGTAGTGGCTTTAAGCTCATGTCTGAGGATTATTGACCCAACTGATGGTGAACTGATCAAAATAGTTCAAAAAACTGATAAGTACCCCGagtttcttgaaatttcacaAGGGAAGATGATTATTGGTAGTGGTAATAGTCTGCATTATTTGACTTACATAAATGACAATGATGACGGTAAAAGGAAGACACGTACAGGCACTGGGGGGAAGACCCGTAGTAACAAGTGGAATGAAACGTTAAATTCTCAGTTGGAGATTTACGATGAACAGGAAGAATCTTTGGCACAACAAAGGAGACAAAATGAAAGACTTTTACAAATTTACGGCGGACATACAACGAATGACGAAGATGTTGATGAGGAACTCCAATTAAGAATTGCATTATTGGAATCTCAGGATAATCAGGATTCTACAGCAACGAGTACTCAAAATATTGGTACTGAGGATGATGACGAGGAATTTCGGAGAATTTTGGAGGAGTCTCAGAGACAGGCAGAAATCGACCAACGAAGAACACCTGTATCTCatgaggatgatgatgatgaagagttGAGAAGAGCTTTGGAACAATCAAGATTGGAACAGCAAGAACCGGAGCAAAGAGCGACTACCGGACCAGAGACAAATGGAATCGGAAATACAGTAagcaataataacaatagtCAGATGTCTATGGATGAAGAATTGCAGTTGGCTATTGCATTATCTTTAAGTGAACTgcaataa
- the ERG13 gene encoding hydroxymethylglutaryl-CoA synthase (similar to Saccharomyces cerevisiae ERG13 (YML126C); ancestral locus Anc_8.864) yields MTETKKQKTVDHPPRPTNIGIKAIEVYIPNEYVNQDELEDHDGVSKGKYTIGLGQTNMSFVNDREDIYSMSLTVLSKLIKNYNIDVNDIGRLEVGTETLIDKSKSIKSFLMQLFGENTDVEGIDTVNACYGGTNALFNSINWVESSNWDGRDAIVVCGDIAIYDKGAARPTGGAGTVAMLIGPDAPIVFDSVRGTFMEHAYDFYKPDFTSEYPYVDGHFSLTCYVKALDKVYESYSKKAIAKGLAEKPINDKTVNVLNHFDYNVFHVPTCKLVTKSYGRLLYNDFKQDPTLFPQVDKELSTLDYEKSLTDKALEKKFVEIAKPYHKERVAPSLVVPTNTGNMYTGSVYASFASLLSYIGSDDLQDKRIGLFSYGSGLAASLFSCKIVKDINYIVNNLQLKEVLENRIKRSPIEYENAIKLREKAHLQKNFEPTGSIDHLLQGVYYLVKVDDKFRRTYEMKN; encoded by the coding sequence ATGActgaaacaaaaaaacaaaagactGTGGACCATCCACCAAGACCAACTAATATTGGTATTAAAGCAATCGAAGTGTACATTCCTAACGAATATGTGAATCAAGATGAACTAGAAGATCATGATGGTGTTTCTAAGGGGAAATATACTATTGGGTTGGGACAAACAAATATGTCCTTCGTTAATGATCGTGAAGACATATATTCTATGAGTTTAACAGTATTATCCAAACTAATCAAGAATTATAATATTGATGTTAATGATATTGGGAGATTAGAGGTTGGTACTGAAACATTAATTGATAAATCTAAATCcattaaatcatttttaatgCAATTATTTGGTGAAAATACTGATGTTGAAGGTATCGACACTGTTAATGCATGCTATGGTGGTACCAATGctttattcaattctattAACTGGGTTGAATCATCAAATTGGGATGGTAGAGATGCTATTGTTGTCTGCGGTGATATTGCTATCTATGATAAAGGTGCAGCAAGACCAACAGGTGGTGCAGGTACAGTTGCCATGTTGATCGGTCCAGACGCTCCTATTGTATTTGATTCTGTGAGAGGTACATTCATGGAACATGCTTATGATTTTTATAAACCAGATTTCACGAGTGAATATCCATACGTTGATGgacatttttcattaaccTGTTACGTAAAAGCCCTTGATAAAGTTTACGAATCATATTCAAAGAAGGCCATTGCCAAGGGTCTTGCTGAGAAACCTATCAATGATAAGACCGTTAACGTTCTAAATCACTTCGATTACAACGTTTTCCATGTTCCTACATGCAAATTAGTGACAAAATCTTACGGTAGATTATTATACAATGATTTTAAACAGGATCCAACTTTATTTCCACAAGTAGATAAAGAATTGAGTACATTAGACTATGAAAAGTCTTTAACTGATAAGGCATTggagaaaaaatttgttgaaattgCCAAACCTTACCATAAGGAAAGAGTGGCACCATCATTAGTGGTTCCAACAAACACTGGTAATATGTATACAGGTTCAGTATATGCTTCTTTTGCCTCACTATTAAGTTATATTGGATCAGATGATTTACAAGATAAGAGAATTGGTTTATTTTCATATGGTTCAGGATTAGCAGcgtcattattttcatgtaAAATTGTTAAAGATATCAATTATATCGTtaataatttacaattgaaagaagtttTGGAAAATAGAATTAAGAGATCACCAATTGAGTATGAAAATGCTATTAAATTGAGAGAAAAAGCACATttacaaaagaattttgaaCCTACGGGATCAATTGATCATTTATTACAAGGCGTATACTATTTGGTTAAAGTTGACGataaatttagaagaaCTTACgagatgaagaattga